One window of the Lodderomyces elongisporus chromosome 6, complete sequence genome contains the following:
- the HIP1_2 gene encoding histidine permease, with protein MGGEKSDSVEILHESSNSNNDLSNNESSNIEIDNKEGEGYASSSRWQHFKDSFKRADNVGKDGHGDGDADADADAARSDNEKTGDNEENLHRELKNRHIQMIALGGAIGTGLLIGSGSALRSGGPASLVISWGIVGTMVFCVVQALGELCVVYPVNGAFSTYASRFVEPSWGFAVGWNYAIMWLFVLPLELVAASMCITYWNDNINPASWVVIFYVFIFMINFLVDVRGFGEAEYYMTIFKIMAIVGFIILGIVLVCGGGPTHEFIGGKNWHVGNGALPNGFHGVASTFITASYSMAGTEMVGLASAETKNPAKTLPKAVRQVFWRLFLFFFVSLMFVGLLVPYNHPDLLGKSGSTNSTSPFVIAIKDGGIKALPSIFNACILITVLSTGNSAVYGCSRTIQSLGQQGLAPSLFAYVDRKGRPLVALCVSALFGLLGFLAAYKDQSVVFNWLLSVASLATLFSWGSIAAVHIRFRLAWKAQGRSLDELTFKANTGIIGSIYTLVFLLFVLALQLYIGHVSAEAFFQNFLGAIVVILFYIGHKLYSRSWTMLRPLKEIDLDSGRRHLDIELIRSELAEERERIHQKPWWWRIWNYWC; from the coding sequence ATGGGTGGAGAAAAGTCTGATTCAGTCGAAATCCTTCATGAGAGtagcaacagcaataacGATCTTAGCAATAACGAAAGCAGCAACATTGAGATAGACAACAAAGAAGGCGAAGGGTATGCATCTTCTTCGAGATGGCAGCATTTCAAAGACTCATTCAAGAGAGCTGACAATGTTGGCAAAGACGGACATGGAGATGGagatgcagatgcagatgcagatgcAGCACGAAGCGATAACGAAAAAACAGGCGACAATGAAGAGAATTTACATCGAGAATTGAAGAACCGTCATATTCAAATGATTGCCCTTGGAGGTGCCATTGGTACTGGTCTCTTGATTGGTTCAGGAAGCGCGTTGCGATCAGGTGGTCCAGCAAGTTTAGTCATATCGTGGGGTATTGTGGGCACAATGGTCTTTTGTGTTGTGCAAGCTCTAGGTGAGTTATGTGTTGTTTACCCTGTTAATGGTGCATTTTCTACTTATGCGTCAAGATTTGTTGAACCATCATGGGGTTTTGCTGTCGGATGGAACTATGCAATCATGTGGTTGTTTGTATTGCCGTTGGAATTAGTTGCCGCATCAATGTGTATCACATACTGGAATGATAATATAAACCCTGCAAGCTGGGTGGTGATATTCTACGTGTTTATATTTATGATTAATTTCCTTGTTGATGTGCGAGGCTTTGGTGAGGCTGAATACTACATGAcgattttcaaaattatgGCCATTGTTGGATTCATCATCTTGGGAATAGTTTTGGTTTGCGGCGGTGGACCGACACATGAGTTTATCGGCGGCAAGAACTGGCATGTGGGCAATGGTGCTTTACCCAATGGATTTCATGGTGTTGCATCTACATTCATTACTGCATCGTACTCTATGGCAGGAACAGAAATGGTGGGGTTAGCCAGTGCAGAGACTAAAAACCCAGCAAAGACACTACCAAAAGCAGTGAGACAAGTGTTTTGGagattgtttttgttctttttcgtttcaTTAATGTTTGTTGGCTTGCTTGTTCCATACAATCATCCAGACTTATTAGGCAAATCAGgttcaacaaattcaacATCACCATTTGTCATTGCCATTAAGGATGGTGGTATCAAGGCCTTGCCTTCGATATTTAATGCCTGTATCTTAATCACTGTGCTTTCAACAGGTAACTCAGCAGTTTATGGATGCTCAAGAACCATTCAATCTTTAGGACAACAAGGACTCGCGCCATCACTTTTTGCTTATGTCGATAGAAAGGGTCGCCCATTAGTGGCACTCTGCGTCTCTGCATTATTTGGTTTACTCGGATTCCTTGCAGCCTATAAAGATCAAAGTGTAGTGTTTAATTGGCTTTTGAGTGTTGCATCATTAGCCACCTTATTCAGTTGGGGTTCCATTGCAGCGGTGCACATTAGGTTCCGTTTGGCATGGAAAGCTCAAGGCCGCTCATTAGATGAATTAACATTCAAGGCCAACACAGGGATCATTGGATCCATTTATACGCTTGTGTTTCTACTCTTTGTGTTGGCATTGCAATTATATATTGGCCATGTTTCCGCCGAGGcatttttccaaaatttcCTCGGTGCCATTGTGgtgattttattttatatcgGTCATAAGTTGTATTCGAGAAGCTGGACTATGCTTCGTCCTTTAAAAGAGATTGATTTAGATAGTGGTAGAAGACACCTTGATATTGAATTAATCAGAAGTGAGTTGGCCGAGGAACGAGAAAGGATCCATCAAAAACCATGGTGGTGGAGAATTTGGAATTACTGGTGTTAG
- the FCR3 gene encoding basic region leucin zipper translates to MAFNANVASNFWPNEHQYPPYQHHHQQLQQQQQQQQQQQQQQQSQHGHPGQPSSSSSVSIPSADGNNPQNYDDFNELNHRNVKLFNSQTQPQQHHQQQQQQQEPSQSEFDATFAQFGYPSVNQDFSSQQPDFDARESSLFDYQRDGQISFPHPTETNDQGYPIVDLGQFSASSDSSSPLNIGTNQNLLTPRLSENSGNYEVKAKKEPLQSHQELQESQSQPQSQLKQQQQQIQQQQQQIQQQQQQQQRKPNIPASSSSQKSKKQLLDEQDAILIARDDSELTEEELQMKRKAQNRAAQRAFRERKEFKLKELEAKLLESEEERLKLREELEIIRKQNLSIFTENELLKYSDNPGAIMNHLASANHKQNYNYNDNDTNNNSNSNNSLNTNASQTNATTFHFPQNQAEFITQLTQGTSHFINTKTVDKVYDDTEGKKLLAIGAVWDYLQIKAEEANLDSNSIDFNEVMNRLKGHEKCHGYGPAYTLERVNQAIQESMEYMD, encoded by the coding sequence ATGGCTTTCAATGCAAATGTCGCCCTGAACTTTTGGCCCAATGAGCATCAGTATCCACCttaccaacaccaccaccaacaattacaacaacaacaacaacaacaacaacaacaacaacaacaacaacaactgcagcATGGACACCCAGGTCAaccatcatcttcatcttcagtGTCAATACCATCAGCAGATGGTAATAATCCTCAAAACTATGATGATTTTAATGAACTAAACCATAGAAATGTCAAGTTGTTCAACTCTCAAACACAgccacaacaacatcaccaacaacaacagcagcaacaggaACCATCTCAATCAGAGTTTGATGCTACATTTGCTCAGTTTGGATATCCTTCTGTAAACCAAGATTTCTCTTCTCAACAGCCAGACTTTGATGCTCGCGAGTCAAGTTTGTTTGATTACCAAAGAGATGGCCAGATATCTTTTCCACACCCTACTGAAACTAATGACCAGGGATACCCTATTGTTGATTTAGGGCAATTTTCAGCATCTTCAGATTCCTCATCGCCACTTAATATCGGCACCAATCAAAATTTATTAACTCCAAGGCTATCGGAAAATTCTGGCAACTATGAAGTAAaggcaaagaaagaacCGTTGCAACTGCATCAAGAGTTGCAAGAATCGCAATCACAACCTCAGTCACAATTaaagcaacagcaacaacaaatacaacaacaacaacaacaaatacaacaacaacaacaacaacaacagcgtAAACCCAATATACcagcttcttcttcgtctcAAAAATCCAAGAAGCAATTGTTGGATGAACAAGATGCTATATTAATAGCCAGGGATGATTCCGAGTTgacagaagaagaattacAAATGAAGAGAAAAGCTCAGAATAGGGCAGCACAAAGAGCATTTAGAGAACGTAAAGAATTTAAACTCAAAGAACTCGAAGCAAAGTTGTTGGAAAGTGAAGAAGAACGACTCAAGCTACGCGAGGAATTGGAAATTATTAGAAAGCAAAACCTTTCAATATTCACTGAAAATGAACTCTTGAAATACTCAGATAACCCTGGAGCAATAATGAATCATCTTGCATCAGCCAATCATAAGCAAaattataattataatgacaatgatactaataataatagtaatagcaACAATAGTTTAAATACAAACGCCTCGCAAACAAATGCTACTACTTTCCATTTCCCACAAAACCAAGCAGAGTTTATAACCCAGCTTACACAGGGCACATCTCATTTCATAAATACAAAGACAGTTGATAAAGTATACGATGATACCGAGGGAAAGAAGCTATTAGCCATTGGTGCCGTATGGGATTATTTACAAATCAAAGCTGAAGAAGCCAATCTTGACTCAAACTCGATAGATTTTAACGAAGTGATGAACAGATTGAAAGGGCACGAAAAATGTCATGGTTATGGACCTGCATATACTTTGGAGAGGGTTAATCAGGCGATTCAAGAAAGTATGGAGTACATGGACTGA
- the PAP1 gene encoding polynucleotide adenylyltransferase (BUSCO:EOG09260VYK) translates to MSMNTPTYGVTPPISLANPTPKDNELNDLLIKELKLRGSFESEAATRKRVKVLNTLQKLTETFVYNVSRSKNMSEAMARDAGGKLFTFGSYRLGVYGPSSDIDALVVFPRYITREDFFTEFEKLLRERPELEEINSVREAFVPIIKLEFDGISIDLIFAKLDIPRIPKDLTLTDKNLLKNIDEKDLRALNGTRVTDEILNLVPKPTVFKHALRFIKMWAQQRAIYANVYGFPGGVAWAMLVARICQLYPNAVSSYIVEKFFQIYSQWSWPQPVLLKQIEDGPLQVRVWNPKLYSLDRQHRMPVITPAYPSMCATHNITASTQKIILDEFQRGTTIMHGILDGTKNWSDLLQRHDFFHRYKFYLCVVAATKSTYEEHLKYSGMFESKLRLLVQKLEMVPGVELAHPYVKSFENGYYCDSEDQVLNLINTYGTLKGEELASSLKSSKEKSESSNNTTNQQDNNASTNINGDNENLNQGNTNSDTTNDAKIEVNLTKLYIGLKLSLQKEGEKTLDIQHPCAEFFNICKSWPEYEVGKHFVQIKNVKLYDLSNDVYVEGETRPKKTVKRKRLVAKDDSKKKAKSVEANGTA, encoded by the coding sequence ATGAGCATGAACACGCCGACATACGGAGTCACTCCTCCAATCTCACTAGCAAATCCCACTCCAAAGGATAATGAACTCAACGATCTTCTTATCAAGGAGTTGAAACTTCGAGGTTCGTTTGAATCAGAGGCAGCAACACGTAAAAGAGTTAAAGTACTCAACACTTTGCAAAAACTCACAGAGACATTTGTCTACAATGTGTCACGAAGTAAAAACATGTCTGAAGCCATGGCTCGAGACGCAGGTGGGAAACTATTTACTTTCGGCTCCTATAGGTTGGGAGTATATGGTCCATCCTCAGATATTGATGCTTTGGTGGTATTTCCACGATATATCACACGTGAAGATTTTTTCACAGAGTTTGAGAAATTGTTAAGAGAAAGACCAGAACTAGAAGAAATCAATAGTGTTCGAGAGGCATTTGTTCCGATTATCAAATTGGAATTTGACGGAATCTCGATTGATTTGATCTTTGCCAAATTGGATATCCCAAGGATTCCCAAGGACTTGACATTAACCGATAAAAATTTGCTCAAAAATATTGACGAAAAAGATTTGCGTGCTCTAAATGGTACAAGAGTTACAGATgaaattttgaatttggttCCTAAACCAACAGTGTTCAAGCATGCTTTGAGGTTTATCAAGATGTGGGCTCAGCAACGTGCCATATACGCCAACGTATATGGCTTCCCGGGTGGTGTTGCTTGGGCAATGCTCGTGGCAAGGATATGTCAACTATACCCAAATGCTGTGAGCTCATACATTGTTGAGAAATTCTTTCAAATATATTCCCAATGGAGCTGGCCACAACCAGTGCTCTTGAAACAAATCGAAGATGGTCCTTTGCAGGTGCGAGTATGGAACCCCAAATTGTACTCTTTAGATCGCCAGCACCGAATGCCAGTTATCACGCCTGCATATCCATCAATGTGTGCAACGCATAACATCACCGCTTCAACTCAAAAAATTATTCTCGATGAGTTCCAACGTGGTACTACGATAATGCATGGCATCTTGGACGGAACAAAGAACTGGCTGGATTTGCTACAACGTCATGATTTCTTCCATCGATATAAATTCTATTTGTGTGTAGTTGCAGCCACCAAATCAACATACGAAGAGCACCTCAAGTATAGTGGAATGTTTGAAAGTAAATTGAGATTGTTGGttcaaaaattggaaatggtGCCTGGAGTCGAGTTAGCCCACCCATATGTAAAGTCATTTGAGAATGGATACTACTGTGACTCTGAGGATCAAGTATTGAACTTGATTAATACGTATGGAACGTTGAAAGGAGAGGAGCTTGCTTCACTGTTGAAATCAAGCAAGGAGAAGTCTGAAAGTTCCAATAATACCACTAATCAGCAGGATAATAATGCCAGTACTAATATTAATGGAGACAATGAAAACCTTAACCAAGGCAACACCAACAGCGATACCACCAATGATGCCAAAATTGAGGTTAACTTAACAAAACTATACATCGGACTCAAGCTCTCGCTTCAAAAGGAAGGCGAAAAGACACTCGACATACAACACCCGTGTGCCGagtttttcaacatttgcaAGAGTTGGCCAGAATACGAAGTGGGTAAGCATTTTGTCCAAATCAAGAATGTCAAACTTTACGACTTGCTGAATGATGTATATGTTGAAGGCGAAACCAGACCCAAAAAAACTGTGAAACGCAAGAGATTAGTGGCAAAAGATGacagtaaaaaaaaggcaaagaGCGTTGAGGCCAACGGTACCGCATAA
- the OSH6 gene encoding Oxysterol-binding protein OBPa (BUSCO:EOG09262VQQ) — protein sequence MGLTSKLDKLKLRSHDESATPASPTNHHQQQQLQADTSEQFSDSENESGEDDDQARSILMEIISQLRPGMDLTRITLPTFILERKSMLERITNFFQIPNLLMEANRTQDPLLRFVNILKWYLASWHIAPKAVKKPLNPVLGEFFTCFWDKLPEGEGKAYYLSEQTSHHPPKSSYFYLAPEEKIRVDGTVIPKSRFLGNSSAAIMEGWGYVTLGKFGDEQYVMNQPNVYCRGILFGKMRTELGDHMVVRCEKNGFEADIEFKTKGFIGGTYDAIEGTIKDSTTLEDLYHLSGKWNEVMYIKNVKTGKKEVLFDTAKTLRVKPSVRPLNEQAAFESRKLWKPTTDALAKKDQTTATEEKFKVENEQREMAKKRLEDGVEFHPRFFKPVDAGKQDMNDLEYIIYKPLELSEPSNVLTDEMLSVAPILPGQHYDDKFEIPAFKKQ from the coding sequence ATGGGATTGACATCAAAGCTTGACAAGTTGAAATTACGGTCTCACGACGAATCTGCAACTCCCGCCTCCCCCACTAAtcatcaccaacaacaacaacttcaaGCAGATACCAGTGAACAATTTCTGGACTCTGAAAATGAGTCTGGCGAGGATGATGATCAAGCAAGATCCATCTTGATGGAAATCATTTCGCAATTGAGACCAGGAATGGACTTGACGAGAATTACTTTACCGACATTTATCttggaaagaaaatcaaTGTTGGAGAGAATCACCAACTTCTTCCAGATCCCAAACTTGTTGATGGAGGCCAATCGTACTCAGGACCCATTACTACGATTTGTAAACATTTTGAAATGGTACTTGGCATCCTGGCACATTGCACCAAAGGCTGTAAAGAAACCATTGAACCCCGTGCTTGGAGAGTTTTTCACATGCTTTTGGGACAAGTTGCCCGAAGGCGAGGGTAAAGCTTACTATTTATCAGAACAAACATCTCACCACCCACCTAAATCATCCTACTTTTATTTGGCTCCCGAAGAAAAAATCAGAGTTGACGGAACAGTTATCCCCAAATCCAGATTTTTGGGTAACTCCTCAGCAGCAATTATGGAAGGATGGGGTTATGTCACCTTGGGCAAATTTGGTGATGAACAATATGTAATGAACCAGCCAAACGTATACTGTAGAGGAATTTTATTTGGAAAGATGAGAACTGAACTCGGAGACCATATGGTTGTACGCTGTGAGAAGAATGGATTTGAAGCAGACATAGAATTCAAGACTAAGGGATTTATTGGCGGAACTTACGACGCCATTGAAGGAACAATTAAAGACTCTACAACTTTAGAGGATTTGTATCATTTATCAGGAAAATGGAATGAAGTGATGTACATTAAGAATGTCAAAACAGGCAAAAAGGAGGTTTTGTTTGATACTGCAAAGACCCTCAGGGTGAAACCACTGGTTAGACCATTGAATGAGCAAGCAGCATTCGAATCACGAAAATTATGGAAGCCCACTACTGATGCATTGGCCAAAAAGGATCAGACCACAGCCACCGAGGAGAAGtttaaagttgaaaatgaacaaaGAGAAATGGCAAAGAAGAGATTGGAAGATGGAGTTGAATTTCACCCTAGGTTTTTCAAACCTGTTGATGCAGGTAAGCAAGACATGAATGACTTGGAATATATCATTTATAAACCATTGGAGCTTTCTGAGCCTTCAAATGTTTTGACTGATGAGATGCTTAGTGTTGCCCCAATCTTGCCTGGCCAGCACTATGatgacaaatttgaaatccCAGCATTTAAGAAGCAGTAA
- the PIK1 gene encoding Phosphatidylinositol 4-kinase pik1alpha (PI4-kinase)(PtdIns-4-kinase) produces MDGINNVREKINSPDLSLLQCIDLLRIHCSNIGLSHALVNRLYSYPYEEVEFFIPQFVQLLVMFETDSVALEEFLLDHCASYPHFSLTVFWVLQAFLFELRNEPTSYAFQIVRNLINKLQDILFNYDIPSVKEPKFRENPLPALVLCGAVASSFATPSLNNYISKMIKSQGKQQRSLVFKLANFQKTLTKNLTMKNQATSTLEAIGDNLSKEDLQEAIQISSSSSSPVLSGKEILANSRRLANQYSSDDSEETGVGTDEEDTRSNRPRSSTLNHAFSIAEDQIKINTAIKLKKRRSLKAMHSHSSIPGAGLGGVGASGISGISGTSGTSGAAAALNSQSGLDRPSQVQTQSLPDLTRSMSRPELPVTESEYLVNQVRYSADSYSAKGWPRRAAIANKSYQELLKILRVNYSKKQTEFMMSLQDISMRLSSVPKAARVSALRAELSILNDTILPSEIDIPQLLPHTSNRNKKFHKILRLNINEACVLNSAERVPYLLLIEYLSDEFDFNPFTEYNQKLITEKLQSRESKNSPDISANTTIDNGNNINNINSNNTINNSNNFDQESITSDAQSSFIAGVGGDDGKFLPLDETDLGELSIIDSHVISGNRSRSQSGNFSPGGSNSIASGSLPAAPQSLNAADTTSYLADQMRIASLMLQQLENSGQANSQQFLSIKTRIIDSMISLQDRFESIDYEKMKELRTDEQGAGQRKLENDFKIGEDWEAKKRRIRKASAYGHLKNWELCSVIVKNGDDLPQEAFACQLIILISNIWKKYGIHFWTKKMKILITSANAGLVETITNSMSIHSIKKSLTELSIASGENSKGRIFTLRDYFEKLFGPPSSRAYRRAQGNFATSLASYSVICYVLQIKDRHNGNIMIDHEGHIIHIDFGFLLGNSPGSNIGFEAAPFKLTTEYIDLLGGMESEHYQTFVSVFKDCFRVLRKEWTQIVSIVELMQKDSNLPCFNNGDNTSVLLKQRLQLQLSDDDLDAFAETYLINKSLNSLYTRWYDQFQLITQGIFA; encoded by the coding sequence atggaTGGCATAAACAACGTTAGAGAGAAAATCAATTCACCAGACTTGTCTCTACTACAATGTATTGACCTATTGCGGATCCATTGCTCCAATATTGGATTGCTGCATGCACTAGTGAATAGGCTATACTCATACCCATATGAAGAGGTTGAATTCTTCATTCCGCAATTCGTCCAGCTCTTGGTTATGTTTGAGACTGACTCAGTAGCCTTAGAAGAGTTTCTACTAGACCACTGTGCATCATACCCGCACTTTAGCTTGACTGTGTTTTGGGTCCTACAagcatttctttttgagtTGCGTAACGAGCCGACATCATATGCTTTCCAGATTGTTCGGAATTTGATCAATAAACTCCAGGatattttgttcaattaTGACATTCCAAGTGTTAAAGAGCCCAAGTTTCGGGAAAACCCATTGCCTGCATTAGTTTTGTGTGGAGCAGTGGCTTCGTCATTTGCCACGCCATCGTTGAATAATTATATATCTAAAATGATCAAGTCGCAGGGCAAACAACAGCGGTCGCTTGTATTCAAGTTGGCAAACTTCCAAAAGACCCTTACAAAGAACTTGACAATGAAAAACCAAGCAACATCAACTTTAGAAGCTATTGGCGATAACTTGTCAAAGGAAGATCTCCAAGAGGCTATACAAATATCCTCTTCATCCTCCTCGCCGGTATTGAGTGGGAAAGAGATATTGGCAAATAGTCGTCGATTGGCAAACCAGTATCTGCTGGATGATTCCGAGGAGACAGGCGTTGGTacggatgaagaagatacCAGATCCAATAGACCTAGAAGTTCAACGCTAAACCATGCATTTTCCATCGCCGAAGATCAGATTAAAATTAATACTGCAATTAAATTGAAGAAACGACGCTCGCTCAAAGCTATGCATCTGCATTCGTCAATACCTGGTGCAGGTCTTGGCGGTGTCGGTGCTTCTGGTATTTCTGGTATTTCTGGGACCTCTGGGACCTCTGGTGCGGCTGCAGCCCTTAATTCTCAAAGTGGACTTGATCGTCCTTCGCAGGTTCAAACACAATCTCTTCCTGATCTTACACGAAGCATGTCGCGACCTGAATTGCCAGTGACCGAGTCTGAATATTTGGTAAACCAAGTGAGATATTCTGCAGACTCGTACCTGGCGAAGGGTTGGCCACGCAGAGCAGCAATTGCAAACAAGTCATACCAGGAATTACTAAAAATACTTAGAGTGAACTATTCGAAAAAGCAAACAGAGTTTATGATGTCACTACAGGATATCTCGATGAGGTTATCTCTGGTACCCAAGGCAGCACGCGTTTCTGCATTAAGGGCAGAGTTGTCAATTTTGAACGATACGATTTTGCCTTCGGAAATCGATATACCGCAATTGTTACCTCATACAagcaatagaaataaaaaattccACAAGATTTTGAGATTGAATATCAACGAGGCGTGTGTCTTGAACTCTGCTGAACGTGTCCCATATTTGCTTTTGATAGAGTACTTGAGTGATGAATTTGATTTCAACCCGTTTACCGAGTATAATCAAAAATTGATCACTGAGAAATTGCAATCACgagaaagtaaaaatagTCCAGATATTTCCGCCAACACGACTATTGATAATGGTAATAATATCAATAATATTAATAGTAACAACACTATTAATAACAGCAATAACTTTGATCAGGAATCAATAACCTCAGATGCACAAAGCTCTTTCattgctggtgttggtggtgatgatggcAAATTTTTGCCCTTGGATGAAACCGATTTGGGCGAGTTATCAATTATTGATTCCCATGTCATAAGTGGGAATCGTAGTCGTTCGCAATCGGGCAATTTTTCACCCGGAGGCAGTAATTCAATTGCGTCTGGATCTTTACCCGCTGCCCCACAGTCCTTAAACGCGGCAGATACAACACTGTACCTTGCTGACCAAATGCGGATTGCATCACTTATGCTTCAGCAACTTGAGAACTCAGGACAGGCCAACTCGCAACAATTTCTTTCGATAAAAACTCGTATTATTGATTCAATGATTTCACTTCAGGACCGTTTTGAAAGTATTGACTATGAGAAAATGAAGGAGTTGAGAACAGATGAACAAGGTGCAGGCCAaaggaaacttgaaaatgaTTTCAAAATTGGTGAGGATTGGGAGGCCAAGAAACGGCGTATTAGAAAGGCAAGTGCCTATGGCCACTTGAAGAACTGGGAACTATGCAGTGTTATTGTTAAGAATGGAGATGACTTGCCACAGGAGGCATTTGCATGTCAGTTGATAATTTTGATCTCCAATATATGGAAAAAGTATGGTATCCATTTCTGGAccaaaaagatgaaaattcTCATTACAAGTGCCAATGCGGGCCTAGTTGAGACAATCACAAACTCAATGTCAATTCATTCGATAAAGAAATCGTTAACTGAACTATCTATAGCAAGTGGCGAGAATTCCAAGGGTAGAATCTTTACGCTTCGTgattattttgaaaaactctTTGGCCCACCTTCGAGTCGTGCGTATAGACGTGCCCAAGGAAATTTTGCAACGAGTCTTGCGTCGTACTCTGTTATTTGCTATGTTTTGCAAATCAAAGATCGTCACAATGGTAATATAATGATTGACCACGAAGGCCACATCATTCATATcgattttggttttcttttgggtAATTCGCCAGGCTCAAATATCGGGTTTGAAGCGGCACCATTCAAACTCACCACAGAATACATTGATTTGTTGGGAGGTATGGAGTCTGAACATTATCAAACATTTGTTAGTGTATTCAAAGATTGTTTCCGTGTTTTGAGGAAAGAATGGACACAGATTGTGAGTATTGTTGAACTAATGCAGAAGGATTCAAATTTACCATGTTTCAATAATGGAGATAACACAAGTGTATTGTTGAAACAAAGACTTCAACTACAGTTATCTGATGACGACCTTGATGCTTTTGCAGAGACGTATCTTATAAATAAGAGTTTGAATAGTCTTTACACGAGATGGTATGATCAGTTCCAGTTGATCACCCAAGGAATCTTTGCATAG